A single window of Pseudomonas benzenivorans DNA harbors:
- the tssC gene encoding type VI secretion system contractile sheath large subunit: protein MSTSTALESGHSAAELGILDRIIAETKLTPDDEAYDIAKRGVSAFIEELLKPHNEHEPVKKAMVDRMIAEIDAKLSRQMDEILHNAEFQALESSWRGLKLLVDRTNFRENIKLEIINASKQDLLDDFEDSPEIVQSGLYKHIYTAEYGQFGGQPVGALIANYFFDPSAPDIKTLQYVASVATMSHAPFIAAAGPKFFGLESFTGLPDLKDLKDHFEGPQFAKWQSFREQEDARYVGLTVPRFLLRNPYDPEDNPVKTFVYKENVAGSHEHYLWGNTAYTFASRLTDSFAKFRWCPNIIGPQSGGAVEDLPLHHFESMGEIETKIPTEVLVSDRREYELAEEGFIALTMRKGSDNAAFFSANSAQKPKFFGISAEGKTAELNYKLGTQLPYLFIVNRLAHYLKVLQREQIGAWKERTDLELELNKWIRQFVADQENPSSEVRSRRPLRAAQVIVSDVEGEPGWYRVSLNVRPHFKYMGADFTLSLVGKLDKE, encoded by the coding sequence AAGCCACACAACGAGCACGAGCCGGTGAAGAAGGCCATGGTCGACCGCATGATCGCGGAGATCGACGCCAAGCTCAGCCGGCAGATGGACGAGATCCTGCACAACGCCGAGTTCCAGGCCCTGGAATCCTCCTGGCGCGGCCTCAAGCTGCTGGTGGACCGCACCAACTTCCGCGAGAACATCAAGCTGGAGATCATCAACGCCTCCAAGCAGGACCTGCTCGATGACTTCGAGGACAGCCCGGAGATCGTCCAGTCCGGCCTGTACAAGCACATCTACACCGCCGAATACGGCCAGTTCGGCGGCCAGCCGGTCGGCGCCCTGATCGCCAACTACTTCTTCGACCCCAGTGCGCCGGACATCAAGACCCTGCAGTACGTCGCCAGCGTCGCCACCATGTCCCACGCGCCGTTCATCGCCGCCGCCGGGCCGAAGTTCTTCGGCCTGGAAAGCTTCACCGGCCTGCCGGACCTGAAGGATCTGAAAGATCACTTCGAGGGCCCGCAGTTCGCCAAGTGGCAGAGCTTCCGCGAACAGGAAGACGCCCGCTACGTCGGCCTGACCGTGCCGCGCTTCCTGCTGCGCAACCCCTACGACCCGGAAGACAACCCGGTGAAGACCTTCGTCTACAAGGAGAACGTTGCCGGCAGCCACGAACACTACCTGTGGGGCAACACCGCCTACACCTTCGCCAGTCGCCTGACCGACAGCTTCGCCAAGTTCCGCTGGTGCCCGAACATCATCGGCCCGCAGAGCGGCGGCGCGGTGGAGGACCTGCCGCTGCACCACTTCGAGAGCATGGGCGAGATCGAGACCAAGATCCCCACCGAGGTGCTGGTCTCCGACCGCCGCGAATACGAACTGGCCGAGGAAGGCTTTATCGCCCTGACCATGCGCAAGGGCAGCGACAACGCCGCGTTCTTCTCCGCCAACTCGGCGCAGAAGCCGAAGTTCTTCGGCATCAGCGCCGAGGGCAAGACCGCCGAGCTGAACTACAAGCTCGGCACCCAGCTGCCCTACCTGTTCATCGTCAATCGCCTGGCCCACTACCTCAAGGTGCTGCAGCGCGAGCAGATCGGCGCCTGGAAGGAGCGCACCGACCTCGAACTGGAGCTCAACAAGTGGATCCGCCAGTTCGTCGCCGACCAGGAGAACCCCAGCTCCGAAGTGCGTAGCCGCCGCCCGCTGCGCGCCGCCCAGGTGATCGTCAGCGACGTCGAAGGCGAGCCGGGCTGGTACCGCGTCAGCCTCAACGTGCGCCCGCACTTCAAGTACATGGGGGCTGACTTCACCCTGTCGCTGGTCGGCAAGCTGGACAAGGAATAA
- the tssE gene encoding type VI secretion system baseplate subunit TssE — protein MAYGSLFERLGGEAGQRAGWSREVAAMASVAAHLAKMLSTRAGSVQTLPDYGLPDLNDMRLSLHDSLQQARIAIERFIEAYEPRLRQVRVISLPRSHDPLSLSFAIEGLLQVEGIKRYVSFSASLDGSGQVKVQ, from the coding sequence ATGGCCTACGGCAGCCTGTTCGAACGCCTCGGCGGCGAGGCCGGCCAACGCGCCGGCTGGAGCCGCGAGGTCGCCGCCATGGCATCGGTGGCTGCCCACCTGGCCAAGATGCTCAGCACCCGGGCGGGCAGCGTGCAGACGCTGCCCGACTACGGGTTGCCCGATTTGAACGATATGCGCCTGTCGCTGCACGACTCGCTGCAGCAGGCGCGTATCGCCATCGAACGCTTTATCGAGGCGTACGAACCGCGTTTGCGCCAGGTGCGGGTGATCTCCCTGCCGCGCAGCCACGACCCGCTGAGCCTGTCCTTCGCCATCGAAGGCCTGCTGCAGGTCGAGGGCATCAAGCGCTACGTCAGCTTTTCCGCGAGCCTGGATGGCAGCGGACAGGTCAAGGTCCAGTAA
- a CDS encoding T6SS effector amidase Tae4 family protein translates to MPNRASVIKTNSQPGSTQVVSHAAIKFEDLWGSYPSGSIKHLDSKTGRDVFDDHCAINVSQSLYSCGVLLKSFKGTKCWSCPSKDSSGKGIHAIRAQELASYLSTRPFASCPVPQRLTGSSYETAVKGKTGIIFFKDYWQRSGESGRTGDHIDLWRESKLASIGGALTFIRQTFPGIAENYLDMSDLRRASEVLFWEIA, encoded by the coding sequence ATGCCTAATCGCGCCAGCGTTATAAAAACCAACAGTCAACCGGGGTCTACGCAGGTTGTTAGTCATGCCGCAATAAAATTCGAAGACTTATGGGGCAGTTATCCCAGTGGTTCGATCAAGCATCTCGACAGCAAGACCGGGAGAGACGTGTTTGATGATCATTGCGCAATCAATGTAAGCCAAAGCCTATATAGCTGCGGAGTATTACTTAAGTCATTCAAGGGTACAAAGTGCTGGTCATGTCCGAGCAAAGACAGCTCAGGTAAAGGCATCCATGCCATTCGCGCTCAGGAGTTGGCGTCCTACCTAAGCACCAGGCCTTTCGCGAGTTGTCCAGTTCCCCAACGCCTCACTGGCTCAAGCTATGAGACAGCGGTAAAGGGTAAGACCGGTATTATCTTTTTCAAAGACTACTGGCAACGCTCAGGTGAGAGCGGTAGAACTGGCGATCACATTGATCTGTGGCGCGAAAGTAAGCTGGCCAGCATTGGCGGTGCGCTAACATTTATCCGTCAAACCTTTCCGGGAATAGCGGAAAATTATCTGGACATGTCTGATCTGCGCCGTGCTAGCGAAGTTTTATTTTGGGAAATAGCATAA
- a CDS encoding PAAR domain-containing protein produces the protein MSGKPAARLNDPTACPIPGHGSNPIAAGSPDVLFDGLPAARMGDPSACGGALASAVIPNVLINGKPATVVGTVGSHGNVVTAGSGTVLIGTSGGGAAFSGITPLASHIVQDVFDEKIQLVDSVTGTPIVDYPYFAITSDGTSYFGRTDLQGNTQRMSTKQAGDISVFWGDEALHKQDEI, from the coding sequence ATGTCCGGTAAGCCCGCCGCCCGCTTGAACGATCCCACCGCCTGCCCGATCCCCGGCCACGGCAGCAACCCGATCGCCGCCGGCTCGCCCGACGTGCTGTTCGACGGCCTGCCCGCCGCCCGCATGGGCGACCCCTCCGCCTGCGGCGGCGCCCTGGCCAGCGCGGTGATCCCGAACGTGCTGATCAACGGCAAGCCGGCGACCGTCGTTGGCACTGTGGGCAGCCATGGCAATGTGGTGACGGCGGGCTCGGGGACTGTGCTGATTGGCACTAGCGGCGGTGGGGCGGCGTTTAGTGGCATAACCCCACTGGCGAGCCACATTGTTCAGGACGTTTTCGATGAAAAAATCCAGCTAGTCGATTCGGTAACTGGAACCCCAATCGTTGACTATCCATATTTCGCCATTACATCAGATGGCACCAGCTACTTTGGGCGAACTGATTTGCAAGGCAATACCCAGAGGATGTCTACGAAACAAGCGGGTGATATATCAGTATTCTGGGGCGATGAAGCTCTGCATAAACAGGATGAGATATAA